From Vibrio splendidus, a single genomic window includes:
- the suhB gene encoding inositol-1-monophosphatase: MHPMLNIAIRAARKAGNHIAKSLETTDKIESSLKGNNDYVTNIAQEAEYMIIETIKSSYPEHSIISEESGLTEGKDSDVQWIVDPLDGTNNFVKGFPHFSVSIAVRMNGRTEVACVYDPMLNELFTAQRGSGAQLNNARMRVTQLKDLQGTVLATGFPFKQKQHSESFMKIISGLFVDCADFRRTGSPALDLCYLAAGRVDGYLELGLKPWDLAAGDLIAREAGAIMTDFAGGTDYMTSGNVVASSARGVKSILKHVRENSNEGMLK, translated from the coding sequence ATGCATCCAATGCTAAACATTGCGATACGCGCTGCGCGTAAAGCTGGCAACCATATTGCTAAATCTCTAGAAACAACTGATAAGATCGAATCGTCTCTAAAAGGTAACAACGATTACGTTACTAACATTGCTCAAGAAGCTGAGTACATGATTATTGAGACAATCAAATCATCTTACCCAGAGCACAGCATTATTTCTGAAGAGTCAGGCCTGACTGAAGGTAAAGATTCTGACGTACAATGGATCGTTGACCCACTAGATGGCACCAACAACTTTGTAAAAGGTTTCCCTCACTTCTCTGTATCTATTGCTGTTCGTATGAACGGTCGTACAGAAGTTGCTTGTGTTTATGACCCAATGCTAAACGAGCTATTCACAGCTCAACGTGGCTCTGGCGCTCAACTTAACAACGCTCGTATGCGTGTTACTCAACTTAAAGACCTTCAAGGTACTGTTCTAGCGACTGGTTTCCCATTCAAGCAAAAACAACACTCTGAATCTTTCATGAAGATCATCTCTGGTCTATTCGTTGATTGTGCGGACTTCCGTCGTACTGGCTCTCCTGCACTTGATCTATGTTACCTAGCGGCTGGCCGTGTTGACGGTTACCTAGAACTAGGCCTTAAGCCATGGGATCTAGCAGCTGGCGATCTAATCGCTCGTGAAGCTGGCGCTATCATGACTGACTTTGCTGGCGGTACTGATTACATGACGTCTGGTAATGTTGTTGCTTCAAGCGCGCGTGGTGTTAAGTCTATTCTTAAGCACGTTCGTGAGAACTCTAACGAAGGTATGCTGAAGTAA
- the trmJ gene encoding tRNA (cytosine(32)/uridine(32)-2'-O)-methyltransferase TrmJ gives MLDNVKVVLVGTSHSGNIGSAARAMKVMGLSQLVLVDPQCEVDEQTLALAAGAGDIAENATIVSTLDEAVKDCGLVVGSSARSRTLEWPMLEPRECGQKFAVEGQKHPVALVFGRERTGLTNDELQKCHFHVCIPANPEYSSLNLAMAVQTLSYEVRVAHLDMVASQYQPQQQDEYPRHEELEMFYEHLEKVIIDTQFISKDKPGQVMNKLRRLFSRARPELQEINTLRGILTSIEKSKNDK, from the coding sequence ATGTTAGACAATGTAAAAGTCGTTCTGGTTGGTACGTCTCATTCAGGGAATATCGGATCAGCAGCTCGCGCAATGAAAGTGATGGGTTTGAGTCAATTAGTTCTTGTAGACCCTCAATGTGAAGTTGACGAGCAGACCTTAGCACTGGCTGCGGGTGCGGGTGACATCGCAGAAAACGCGACCATTGTGTCTACATTGGATGAAGCAGTAAAAGACTGTGGTTTGGTAGTTGGTTCAAGTGCACGTTCACGTACGCTTGAATGGCCAATGCTAGAGCCTCGAGAGTGCGGGCAAAAGTTTGCCGTTGAAGGTCAAAAGCACCCAGTCGCATTAGTCTTCGGCCGTGAGCGTACTGGCTTGACTAACGATGAGCTTCAGAAGTGCCACTTCCATGTATGTATCCCAGCCAACCCTGAATACAGCTCATTGAACCTAGCGATGGCCGTGCAGACGCTAAGCTATGAAGTTCGCGTGGCACACCTTGATATGGTTGCGAGTCAATATCAGCCACAGCAACAAGATGAGTACCCACGTCACGAAGAACTAGAAATGTTCTATGAACACCTTGAAAAAGTGATCATTGATACCCAATTTATCTCTAAGGATAAACCGGGTCAGGTGATGAACAAGCTACGTCGTCTGTTCAGCCGAGCTCGTCCTGAACTGCAAGAGATCAATACTCTACGTGGCATTTTGACTTCAATTGAGAAGAGCAAAAACGACAAATAA
- the iscR gene encoding Fe-S cluster assembly transcriptional regulator IscR: MKLTSKGRYAVTAMLDVALHSQKSPVPLADISERQGISLSYLEQLFSKLRKAGLVASVRGPGGGYRLGAEASDIAVGTVIAAVDESVDATKCHGRADCQGGSRCLTHTLWRDLSSRISSFLNDITLGELMKDNEVLQISDRQDIDLAVNNGFAHKNTSTTTISAAPHGVNARS; this comes from the coding sequence ATGAAACTTACATCTAAAGGAAGATATGCGGTAACAGCTATGCTAGATGTAGCACTGCATTCGCAAAAGAGCCCAGTTCCTCTGGCTGACATTTCAGAGCGACAAGGCATCTCGTTATCTTACTTAGAACAACTATTTTCTAAGTTACGTAAAGCAGGCTTAGTTGCTAGTGTTCGTGGTCCTGGCGGTGGTTACCGTTTAGGTGCTGAAGCGAGCGACATCGCTGTCGGAACTGTGATTGCTGCAGTCGACGAATCAGTGGACGCAACTAAGTGTCACGGTCGAGCAGACTGCCAAGGTGGTAGTCGTTGTTTAACTCACACTTTATGGCGTGATTTAAGCTCCCGAATCAGCAGCTTCTTAAACGACATTACGCTCGGTGAGCTAATGAAAGATAACGAAGTTTTACAGATTTCTGATCGCCAAGATATCGATCTTGCGGTTAATAATGGTTTTGCACATAAAAATACGAGCACTACAACGATTAGTGCAGCACCTCACGGTGTTAATGCCCGCTCTTAG
- a CDS encoding IscS subfamily cysteine desulfurase, whose amino-acid sequence MKLPIYFDYSATCPVDPRVAEKMVQCMTMDGNFGNPASRSHRYGWQAEESVDNAREQIADLLNADPREIVFTSGATESDNLAIKGAAHFYEKKGKHVITCKTEHKAVLDPCRQLEREGFEVTYLEPEANGIIDLDKLQSAMREDTVLVSIMHVNNEIGVIQDISAIGELCRARKIIFHVDAAQSAGKIPLDVKEMKVDLISMSAHKAYGPKGIGALYVRRKPRIRLEAQMHGGGHERGFRSGTLATHQIVGMGEAFAIAKQDMQKDYDHALALRERLLKGVQDLEAVTVNGDLDQRVPHNLNVSFAFVEGESLLMSLKDLAVSSGSACTSASLEPSYVLRALGLNDELAHSSVRFSFGRFTTEEEIDYAIAQIRVAVNKLRDMSPLWDMYKEGIDLNTVEWAHH is encoded by the coding sequence ATGAAACTGCCTATTTACTTTGACTATTCAGCTACATGCCCAGTCGATCCACGTGTTGCTGAAAAAATGGTTCAGTGCATGACGATGGACGGTAACTTCGGTAACCCTGCATCTCGTTCACACCGTTACGGCTGGCAGGCAGAAGAATCAGTAGATAATGCTCGTGAGCAAATTGCCGATCTACTAAATGCAGACCCACGTGAAATTGTTTTCACGTCAGGTGCTACAGAGTCAGACAACCTTGCTATCAAAGGTGCAGCGCACTTTTACGAGAAGAAAGGTAAGCACGTAATCACGTGCAAAACAGAACACAAAGCGGTTCTTGATCCATGTCGCCAACTAGAGCGTGAAGGTTTTGAGGTAACTTACCTTGAGCCAGAAGCAAACGGCATCATTGATCTAGACAAGCTACAGTCTGCAATGCGTGAAGATACTGTTTTAGTTTCTATCATGCACGTTAACAACGAGATTGGTGTAATCCAAGATATCTCTGCAATCGGCGAGTTATGTCGTGCACGCAAGATCATCTTCCACGTTGATGCGGCGCAGTCTGCGGGTAAAATCCCACTAGACGTAAAAGAGATGAAAGTTGACCTTATCTCTATGTCTGCACACAAAGCATACGGCCCTAAAGGCATCGGCGCTTTGTACGTTCGTCGTAAGCCACGTATTCGTCTTGAAGCGCAAATGCACGGCGGCGGTCATGAACGTGGTTTCCGTTCTGGTACTCTTGCTACTCACCAAATCGTGGGTATGGGCGAAGCGTTTGCTATCGCTAAACAAGACATGCAGAAAGATTACGATCACGCACTAGCACTTCGTGAGCGCCTATTGAAAGGTGTTCAAGATCTAGAAGCAGTAACCGTAAACGGCGACTTAGACCAACGTGTACCACACAACCTAAACGTGAGCTTCGCTTTCGTTGAAGGTGAGTCTCTGCTTATGTCTCTAAAAGACCTAGCAGTATCATCGGGTTCAGCATGTACATCAGCAAGCCTAGAGCCTTCATACGTTCTACGTGCTCTTGGTCTAAACGATGAACTGGCACACAGCTCAGTACGTTTCTCATTCGGCCGTTTCACAACGGAAGAAGAAATCGACTACGCGATTGCACAAATCCGTGTAGCGGTAAACAAATTACGCGACATGTCTCCTCTATGGGATATGTATAAAGAAGGGATTGATTTGAACACTGTTGAGTGGGCTCATCACTAA
- the iscU gene encoding Fe-S cluster assembly scaffold IscU yields MAYSEKVIDHYENPRNVGSFDKEDPSVGSGMVGAPACGDVMKLQIKVSAEGIIEDAKFKTYGCGSAIASSSLVTEWVKGKSIDEAAAIKNSEIAEELELPPVKVHCSILAEDAIKAAVADYKKKH; encoded by the coding sequence ATGGCATATAGCGAAAAAGTAATTGATCACTACGAAAACCCACGTAACGTAGGTTCGTTTGATAAAGAAGACCCAAGTGTAGGTAGCGGCATGGTTGGCGCTCCAGCTTGTGGTGACGTAATGAAACTGCAAATCAAAGTATCTGCAGAAGGTATTATTGAAGACGCAAAATTCAAGACTTACGGTTGCGGTAGCGCAATCGCTTCTAGTTCACTAGTAACTGAGTGGGTTAAAGGTAAAAGTATTGATGAAGCAGCTGCAATCAAAAACTCTGAAATCGCAGAAGAGCTTGAGTTGCCACCAGTGAAAGTTCACTGTTCAATTCTTGCTGAAGATGCAATCAAAGCAGCTGTTGCGGATTACAAAAAGAAGCACTAA
- the iscA gene encoding iron-sulfur cluster assembly protein IscA, with protein sequence MAITMTDTAASRVQAFLDNRGKGLGLRLAVKTTGCSGMAYVLEFVDELNEEDEVFEHSGVKVIIDPKSLVYLDGTELDYVKEGLNEGFEFNNPNAKGECGCGESFNV encoded by the coding sequence ATGGCCATCACCATGACAGATACGGCAGCAAGCCGAGTTCAAGCTTTCCTAGATAACCGTGGTAAAGGTCTCGGATTACGCTTAGCAGTAAAAACTACTGGCTGTTCGGGTATGGCGTATGTACTGGAATTCGTTGACGAGCTTAACGAAGAAGACGAAGTGTTTGAGCATTCAGGTGTTAAGGTCATCATTGATCCAAAGAGCCTAGTATACCTAGATGGTACTGAGCTTGATTATGTAAAAGAAGGCCTAAACGAAGGTTTTGAATTCAACAACCCGAACGCGAAAGGCGAATGTGGTTGTGGTGAGAGCTTCAATGTTTAA
- the hscB gene encoding co-chaperone HscB: protein MNHFELFGLPLQFQLDGSLLSSQFRDLQRQFHPDKFAIASERDRLLAVQKAAQINDAYQVLKNPISRAEYLLVQHGEDIRGEQQTMQDPMFLMEQMELREELEDIADSSDPEDALFAFEGKVSKMYEQQLSAIQQELESEAWLEAADRVRKLKFIAKLKNEIELVEDRLIG from the coding sequence ATGAATCATTTCGAATTATTTGGGCTACCACTTCAGTTTCAACTGGATGGTAGCCTTCTTTCTTCTCAGTTTAGAGATCTGCAACGCCAATTCCATCCTGATAAATTTGCGATAGCTTCTGAGCGAGATCGCTTATTAGCCGTGCAAAAAGCGGCACAAATCAATGATGCGTACCAGGTATTGAAGAATCCAATTAGCCGAGCAGAATACCTGCTGGTTCAACACGGCGAAGACATTCGTGGCGAACAACAGACCATGCAAGATCCGATGTTCCTGATGGAGCAGATGGAATTGCGTGAAGAGCTAGAAGACATCGCAGACAGTTCTGATCCCGAAGATGCGCTATTTGCATTTGAAGGCAAGGTTAGCAAAATGTATGAACAACAATTAAGCGCTATCCAACAAGAACTCGAAAGCGAAGCTTGGCTTGAAGCTGCAGACCGAGTAAGAAAGCTTAAGTTTATTGCAAAATTAAAGAATGAAATCGAATTAGTTGAAGATCGTTTGATCGGCTAG
- the hscA gene encoding Fe-S protein assembly chaperone HscA encodes MALLQIAEPGQSAAPHQHKLAVGIDLGTTNSLVAAVRSGEASTLVDQQGRSILPSVVHYQSESYTTGDEARANAQTDPKNTIISVKRLIGRSLSDIQQRYPSLPYQFEESDNGLPVIRTKQGNKNPIQVSADILRALGQRAESTLGGELSGAVITVPAYFDDAQRAGTKDAAQLAGLYVLRLLNEPTAAAIAYGLDSGKEGVIAVYDLGGGTFDISILRLSKGVFEVLATGGDSALGGDDFDHLIAEHFQAQMGLSELTAEQNRILLDAATEAKISLSEAESVDVDVLGWSGSLTREEFEELIKPLVKKTLLSCRRALKDAEVDADEVLEVVMVGGSTRTLLVREMVGGFFGRTPLTSINPDEVVAIGASIQADILVGNKPDSEMLLLDVIPLSLGIETMGGLVEKIIPRNTTIPVARAQEFTTFKDGQTAMTVHTVQGEREMVDDCRSLARFALKGIPPMTAGAAHIRVTYQVDADGLLSVTAMEKSTGVQAEIQVKPSYGLSDNEVASMLKDSMTFAKEDMQARALAEQRVEADRVIEGLIAAMQADGDELLDEQGKQQLVQAIEALIEVRNGDNADAIELEIKNTDKASQDFASRRMDKSIRAALSGQSVDNI; translated from the coding sequence ATGGCACTACTTCAGATTGCAGAACCAGGGCAAAGCGCCGCTCCTCACCAGCATAAGCTTGCTGTGGGTATTGATTTAGGTACAACAAACTCGTTGGTTGCTGCAGTACGCAGTGGCGAGGCGAGTACACTCGTTGATCAACAAGGTCGAAGCATTTTACCTTCAGTTGTTCACTACCAATCGGAATCTTATACGACTGGTGATGAAGCGCGTGCAAATGCACAGACTGATCCTAAAAATACCATTATCTCAGTTAAGCGATTAATCGGTCGTTCACTGTCAGATATTCAACAGCGATACCCGTCTCTGCCATATCAGTTTGAAGAAAGTGATAATGGTTTGCCTGTGATTCGCACAAAGCAAGGCAACAAGAACCCAATTCAAGTATCAGCAGACATTCTGCGAGCGCTAGGTCAACGTGCTGAGTCAACACTAGGTGGCGAGCTATCTGGTGCAGTGATTACCGTTCCTGCGTACTTTGATGATGCACAGCGTGCAGGTACGAAAGACGCGGCGCAACTTGCTGGTCTTTACGTGTTACGCCTTCTTAATGAACCTACTGCCGCTGCGATTGCTTACGGTCTGGATTCAGGTAAAGAAGGCGTGATTGCCGTTTATGACTTGGGTGGTGGTACGTTTGATATCTCTATCCTACGCCTATCTAAAGGTGTCTTTGAAGTTCTAGCAACCGGTGGTGACTCTGCATTAGGCGGCGACGATTTTGACCATTTGATTGCAGAACATTTCCAAGCGCAAATGGGCTTATCAGAGCTAACGGCAGAACAGAACCGTATTCTTCTAGACGCAGCAACAGAAGCGAAGATTAGCTTATCTGAAGCTGAAAGTGTTGATGTTGACGTACTAGGTTGGTCTGGTTCATTAACTCGTGAAGAGTTTGAAGAGCTCATCAAGCCACTAGTTAAGAAAACGCTACTTTCGTGCCGTCGCGCACTGAAAGATGCTGAAGTTGACGCGGACGAAGTTCTGGAAGTGGTTATGGTTGGTGGTTCAACTCGTACCTTACTTGTCCGTGAAATGGTGGGTGGCTTCTTTGGTCGTACTCCATTAACCAGCATTAACCCTGATGAAGTGGTTGCGATTGGTGCGTCGATTCAAGCGGATATCTTAGTTGGCAACAAGCCTGACTCTGAGATGCTACTTCTAGATGTTATCCCACTTTCCTTAGGTATCGAAACTATGGGTGGCTTGGTCGAAAAGATTATCCCTCGTAACACCACGATCCCTGTTGCTCGCGCACAAGAATTTACCACGTTCAAAGACGGTCAAACTGCAATGACAGTGCACACCGTGCAAGGCGAGCGTGAAATGGTCGACGACTGTCGTTCACTAGCTCGATTTGCTCTGAAAGGCATTCCGCCAATGACAGCAGGTGCTGCGCATATTCGTGTCACTTACCAAGTGGATGCTGATGGCCTGCTATCGGTTACCGCGATGGAGAAGAGCACTGGCGTTCAAGCTGAAATCCAAGTTAAGCCTTCTTACGGTCTAAGTGACAACGAAGTGGCTAGCATGCTGAAAGATTCGATGACGTTTGCAAAAGAAGACATGCAAGCGCGCGCTCTGGCTGAGCAACGCGTAGAAGCGGATCGTGTTATCGAAGGCCTTATTGCTGCAATGCAAGCCGATGGTGACGAGCTGCTTGATGAACAAGGAAAACAACAACTTGTTCAAGCGATTGAAGCACTGATCGAAGTGCGTAATGGCGACAATGCCGATGCCATTGAACTAGAAATTAAGAATACCGACAAAGCGAGCCAAGACTTTGCTTCTCGTCGTATGGATAAATCAATTCGAGCTGCACTGTCAGGTCAGTCAGTCGATAATATTTAA
- the fdx gene encoding ISC system 2Fe-2S type ferredoxin: MPKIIVLPHEDLCPEGAVLEAKTGETVLDVALKAGIGIEHACEKSCACTTCHVVIREGFDSLEESDDLEDDMLDKAWGLEMESRLGCQAKVADTDLVVEIPKYTLNLASEEH; this comes from the coding sequence ATGCCAAAGATTATTGTTTTACCTCACGAAGATCTATGTCCAGAAGGCGCTGTTTTAGAAGCAAAAACTGGTGAGACGGTTCTTGATGTTGCACTGAAGGCCGGTATTGGTATTGAACACGCATGTGAAAAGTCGTGTGCATGTACTACATGTCACGTTGTGATTCGTGAAGGTTTCGACTCATTAGAAGAAAGTGATGACCTAGAAGACGACATGCTTGATAAAGCATGGGGTCTGGAAATGGAATCTCGTCTTGGTTGCCAAGCTAAAGTGGCGGATACTGACCTTGTTGTTGAGATTCCAAAGTACACATTGAACCTAGCTTCTGAAGAGCACTAA